A genomic segment from Flavobacterium inviolabile encodes:
- a CDS encoding T9SS type A sorting domain-containing protein encodes MKRRLLKFAFVLFLFSLQANAQSSENERAARDFIKSQAKDLEIKSFHDFNLRFNRKGPSGETLRFQQILNGVPVFESEIVVHFSPDGKITYSSNSYDKTVTNISVSPQFNDKKAISISDKALAFEGAITSQECKLFVYNKLGKTTLVYRVVTAAEDLKGHWEAIIDAQSGDMLSLKDVAYYAHSHNKDKDKKDKKEKQFGKSIAGTAQSATGTAMIFNPDPLSVAGVAYGGQYVDNNDATNAQLDAARSQVELVDIELLSGVYKLKSQYVEIKNLQNPNTGLFTQNTSSFIFNRFDAGFEAVNAFYHIDNSFRYINGTLGIPLVPLQNNGVVFFDPHSFNGADNSSYGGGALNFGEGGVDDAEDADVILHELGHGLHDWLTGGSLSQVNGLSEGSGDYWAQSYSRSLSQWTSSQAAYHYVFSWDGHNPFWAGRVTNYNATYPGGLVGQIHQDGQIWATALMKVYDQIGRTKVDKAFLEGLAMTNSSTNQQNAAIAVRQAAIDMGYSCQDVQAFTTHFTATGYVLPALPLTIHCPGTQTVNAGSGGTYVVPDYSGQTSAVTANCNAVVTQSPGAGTIVNVGTHQITMTGTSGTSVSCNFSLVVEAPLGTDDFAKQNVAIFPNPANNVLTIKGNFNAAEDFAIYNMLGQKVLENTIENGEITLDVSKLSSGVYSIFFNNSKASYKFVKK; translated from the coding sequence ATGAAGAGAAGACTACTTAAGTTCGCCTTTGTTTTGTTTTTATTCTCGCTGCAGGCCAATGCCCAGAGTTCTGAAAACGAAAGAGCAGCCAGAGACTTTATAAAGTCGCAGGCAAAAGATTTGGAGATAAAATCGTTTCATGATTTTAATCTGCGATTCAACCGGAAAGGACCTTCAGGAGAAACCTTGCGTTTCCAGCAGATCTTAAACGGGGTTCCGGTTTTTGAATCGGAAATAGTGGTTCATTTTTCGCCGGATGGAAAAATAACCTATTCTTCTAACAGTTACGATAAAACAGTAACGAATATTAGTGTTTCCCCTCAGTTTAACGACAAAAAAGCAATAAGCATTTCAGACAAGGCGCTGGCATTTGAAGGTGCGATAACGTCACAGGAATGCAAACTGTTTGTATATAATAAACTGGGCAAAACAACCCTGGTGTATAGAGTGGTAACGGCTGCCGAAGACCTGAAAGGACACTGGGAAGCGATCATCGATGCGCAAAGCGGAGACATGCTGAGCCTTAAAGATGTTGCCTATTATGCCCATTCGCACAATAAGGATAAAGATAAAAAAGACAAAAAAGAAAAACAATTCGGAAAAAGCATAGCCGGTACGGCACAGTCGGCAACCGGAACAGCCATGATCTTTAACCCGGATCCGTTGTCTGTTGCAGGTGTGGCCTACGGTGGTCAGTATGTAGACAATAATGATGCGACCAATGCACAGCTGGATGCGGCAAGAAGTCAGGTAGAATTGGTTGATATCGAACTTTTGTCCGGTGTTTATAAGCTGAAAAGCCAATATGTGGAAATAAAGAACCTGCAAAACCCAAATACAGGACTTTTTACACAAAACACCAGTTCCTTTATTTTTAACCGGTTCGATGCCGGATTTGAAGCAGTTAATGCCTTCTATCATATCGATAACAGTTTCAGATATATTAACGGAACATTAGGGATTCCTTTGGTACCGCTGCAAAATAACGGCGTGGTATTCTTTGACCCACACAGTTTTAACGGAGCAGATAACTCCAGCTACGGAGGCGGTGCCTTGAATTTTGGTGAAGGTGGTGTTGACGATGCTGAGGATGCCGATGTAATCCTGCACGAATTAGGCCACGGTTTGCACGACTGGCTAACAGGTGGTTCTTTATCGCAGGTTAACGGACTTAGTGAAGGTTCCGGAGATTACTGGGCACAATCCTATAGCCGAAGTTTAAGTCAGTGGACATCTTCTCAGGCGGCTTACCATTATGTATTCAGCTGGGACGGACACAATCCGTTCTGGGCAGGAAGGGTAACCAATTATAATGCTACCTATCCGGGCGGCTTGGTAGGACAAATCCACCAGGACGGGCAAATCTGGGCTACAGCTTTAATGAAAGTGTACGATCAGATCGGAAGAACAAAAGTAGACAAAGCATTTTTAGAAGGTCTGGCAATGACGAATAGTTCTACAAACCAGCAAAATGCAGCCATTGCGGTAAGACAGGCAGCTATCGATATGGGATACAGCTGTCAGGATGTGCAGGCTTTTACAACCCATTTTACAGCTACAGGATATGTATTGCCGGCTTTACCTTTAACCATTCACTGTCCGGGTACGCAAACGGTTAATGCCGGTAGCGGCGGGACTTATGTAGTTCCGGATTATAGCGGACAAACAAGTGCTGTAACGGCAAACTGTAATGCAGTTGTTACCCAGTCGCCGGGAGCCGGAACAATTGTAAATGTTGGAACACACCAGATTACGATGACTGGAACAAGCGGTACTTCTGTGAGCTGTAATTTCTCATTGGTAGTGGAAGCACCACTGGGAACGGATGATTTTGCAAAACAAAATGTGGCAATCTTCCCGAACCCGGCAAACAATGTGCTGACCATAAAAGGAAACTTTAATGCAGCCGAAGATTTTGCAATCTATAATATGTTAGGGCAAAAAGTGCTTGAAAACACTATCGAGAACGGAGAAATCACCCTTGATGTGTCAAAACTGTCAAGTGGAGTATATTCGATATTCTTTAACAACAGTAAAGCCTCTTATAAATTCGTAAAAAAATAA
- a CDS encoding ExbD/TolR family protein, giving the protein MAELNTGDGGGKGKKVRSKKQNAGVDLTAMVDLAFLLITFFMLTTSLSKPQSMNLAMPDKTPKDKPQVELTIPDDRSLTILIGKDNKILWFKGQPTSPLEGPTAVAFGKDGIRKVILDQIQKVKGIYGADPKKGLIVVIKPSKKSNYKNLVDILDEMAITSVPTYAIVDITPDELKMLDKEGIN; this is encoded by the coding sequence ATGGCAGAATTAAATACAGGCGACGGCGGCGGTAAAGGCAAGAAAGTAAGAAGTAAAAAACAAAACGCCGGTGTCGATTTGACAGCGATGGTGGATTTGGCATTCTTATTGATTACTTTCTTTATGTTAACGACTTCGTTGTCAAAACCTCAGTCAATGAATCTGGCAATGCCGGATAAAACGCCAAAGGATAAGCCGCAGGTTGAGCTAACTATTCCTGATGACCGTTCGTTGACAATTTTGATAGGAAAAGATAATAAAATCCTATGGTTCAAAGGACAGCCTACATCACCTTTAGAAGGTCCTACAGCTGTAGCTTTTGGTAAAGATGGGATTCGTAAGGTAATATTGGATCAGATTCAGAAAGTAAAAGGAATTTATGGAGCTGATCCTAAAAAAGGATTAATCGTTGTAATTAAACCTTCTAAGAAATCAAACTATAAAAACTTAGTGGATATTTTAGATGAGATGGCGATTACATCTGTTCCGACTTATGCGATTGTTGATATTACACCAGACGAACTTAAAATGTTAGATAAAGAAGGAATTAATTAA
- a CDS encoding FAD-dependent oxidoreductase, with protein sequence MQTHQRIAIVGSGLVGTLLAIYLKKEGHTVHVYDRSPDVRNIQFSGRSINLAMSDRGWKALDGAGIGDRIRKVAIPMDKRAIHLADKPLAFQNYGIDGESIYSISRGGLNRLMLTLAEEVGVEFFFEKKIWDVTLSDATLHIGETEKGAWEEVKYDKVFGADGAFSRVRHRMQRQNRFDYSQDFLDTGYKELNIPANPDGTHKLDKNSFHIWPRGAFMLIALPNMDGSFTCTLFMPFEGENSFESLSDRQAVQDFFQKHFPDTINVIPELVNDFFKNPTSSLVTMKCYPWTYTDKVALIGDAAHAIVPFYGQGMNAGFEDITSLAELMKEYGDDWETIFKQYQIIRKPNADAIAELSYRNFMEMSTKTADDKFLLQKKIEKWFAIRHPEKWLPLYDRVTFSHRPYAEALAIGNHQNAIMEEIMRLPGIEHNWETEEVEHKILALLKQAL encoded by the coding sequence ATGCAAACGCACCAACGAATAGCCATAGTCGGTTCAGGATTAGTAGGGACATTATTAGCGATTTATCTAAAAAAAGAAGGACATACCGTCCATGTATACGACAGGAGTCCGGATGTGAGGAACATACAGTTTTCAGGAAGGTCGATAAATTTAGCAATGTCAGATCGCGGCTGGAAAGCTTTGGATGGAGCGGGAATTGGCGACAGAATAAGAAAAGTGGCGATACCGATGGATAAAAGAGCCATCCATCTTGCCGATAAGCCATTGGCTTTTCAAAACTATGGTATTGATGGTGAAAGTATCTACTCCATATCAAGAGGAGGATTAAACCGCCTGATGTTAACCCTGGCGGAAGAAGTGGGAGTGGAATTTTTCTTTGAGAAAAAAATATGGGATGTCACCCTTTCTGATGCGACCTTACATATCGGGGAAACCGAAAAAGGTGCATGGGAAGAAGTAAAATATGACAAAGTATTTGGTGCCGACGGAGCTTTTTCCCGTGTGCGACACCGGATGCAGCGACAAAACCGGTTTGATTATTCCCAGGACTTTCTGGATACCGGTTATAAAGAACTGAACATTCCGGCAAATCCGGACGGAACCCATAAACTGGATAAAAATTCCTTTCATATATGGCCAAGAGGGGCTTTTATGCTGATTGCATTGCCCAATATGGATGGCAGTTTTACCTGTACGTTGTTCATGCCGTTTGAAGGAGAAAACTCATTCGAATCATTAAGCGACAGACAGGCGGTTCAGGATTTCTTCCAGAAACACTTCCCGGATACCATTAATGTGATTCCGGAATTAGTAAACGACTTCTTTAAAAATCCAACCAGTTCACTGGTAACGATGAAATGCTATCCGTGGACGTATACCGATAAGGTAGCGCTGATAGGGGATGCCGCTCATGCAATAGTTCCTTTTTACGGACAGGGGATGAACGCCGGATTTGAAGATATTACCAGTTTAGCGGAGTTGATGAAGGAATATGGCGACGATTGGGAAACTATTTTTAAACAATACCAGATAATCAGAAAACCAAATGCTGACGCTATTGCGGAATTGTCTTATCGCAACTTTATGGAGATGAGTACCAAAACAGCCGATGATAAATTTTTACTGCAAAAGAAAATTGAAAAATGGTTTGCGATCAGGCATCCTGAAAAATGGCTGCCGTTATACGACAGGGTAACCTTTAGCCACCGTCCGTATGCGGAAGCTTTAGCGATAGGGAACCATCAAAATGCCATTATGGAAGAGATCATGAGATTGCCGGGCATTGAGCATAACTGGGAAACGGAAGAAGTTGAGCATAAAATATTGGCACTGCTAAAGCAGGCGTTATAA
- a CDS encoding MotA/TolQ/ExbB proton channel family protein, with product MTKVSNENVGKGASSNGSSVFAGLAIVICILVGVLIWKYVMGAPSNFINNDPNGHPLPGNYLGMVYKGGFIVPVLMGLFLMTVVFSIERFFVISKAAGKGNVETFVKNIQVLINQGKIDEAIAECDTQKGSVANVVRAGLTKYQEVKKEGFDSEKATETIQKEIEEATSLEMPMLEKNLTIIATLVSIGTLMGLLGTVSGMIKAFSGLAAAGAPDQAALATGISEALINTATGIGTSTLAIIAYNIFTSKIDKLTYSIDEAGFAITQTYRRFKARNNA from the coding sequence ATGACAAAAGTATCTAACGAAAATGTTGGGAAAGGAGCTAGCTCTAATGGATCAAGTGTATTTGCAGGTTTAGCAATTGTAATCTGTATTTTAGTCGGAGTTCTTATTTGGAAATATGTAATGGGTGCACCATCGAATTTCATCAATAACGACCCTAATGGTCATCCGCTACCTGGAAACTATTTAGGAATGGTTTACAAAGGAGGATTTATCGTTCCGGTGTTGATGGGATTATTTTTGATGACTGTTGTGTTTTCAATTGAGAGATTCTTCGTTATTTCAAAAGCAGCTGGAAAAGGGAATGTTGAAACTTTCGTTAAAAATATTCAGGTATTAATTAACCAAGGTAAAATTGATGAGGCTATCGCTGAGTGTGATACTCAAAAAGGTTCAGTAGCTAACGTTGTTAGAGCTGGTTTAACAAAATACCAAGAGGTTAAAAAAGAAGGTTTTGATAGTGAGAAAGCTACAGAAACTATTCAAAAAGAAATCGAAGAGGCAACTTCTTTAGAGATGCCAATGTTAGAGAAAAACTTAACAATTATTGCGACATTAGTATCAATTGGTACGTTAATGGGACTATTAGGAACGGTATCAGGTATGATTAAAGCGTTCTCTGGATTAGCAGCAGCTGGAGCTCCGGATCAGGCAGCATTGGCAACAGGTATCTCTGAGGCACTTATTAATACAGCAACTGGTATTGGTACTTCTACACTAGCTATTATTGCTTATAACATCTTTACTTCTAAGATTGATAAATTAACTTATTCTATTGATGAGGCTGGTTTTGCTATCACGCAAACTTACAGACGTTTCAAAGCGCGTAACAACGCATAA
- a CDS encoding ExbD/TolR family protein has protein sequence MAKAKMSKKSTRIDMTAMCDVAFLLLSFFVMTSTAKLPEPLPVDTPASTVQTKLPDADLATITVGKEKVFFGVVGKDVRMLTLSKMGEKYNVKFTDEEAKKFSLIDGFGVPIGNLKQLIALNGEERNKEGLQPGIPYDSIDNQLREWILAARNATKEINNTELKISIKGDAKEEYPTVKKVIDILQDQKVNKFFLVTGLRSEDF, from the coding sequence ATGGCTAAAGCAAAAATGTCAAAGAAAAGCACAAGAATAGATATGACTGCGATGTGTGACGTAGCATTCTTGTTGTTATCTTTCTTTGTAATGACGTCTACGGCAAAGCTCCCAGAGCCGCTTCCGGTGGATACGCCTGCTTCTACAGTACAAACAAAATTGCCGGATGCTGATTTGGCAACAATTACCGTAGGAAAGGAAAAAGTATTCTTTGGAGTAGTAGGTAAGGATGTAAGAATGCTTACTTTGTCAAAGATGGGAGAAAAATATAATGTGAAGTTCACAGATGAAGAAGCTAAGAAATTTTCACTTATAGATGGTTTTGGAGTGCCTATCGGAAATTTAAAGCAATTGATCGCTTTAAACGGAGAAGAGCGTAACAAAGAAGGTCTTCAGCCTGGAATCCCATACGATTCTATTGATAACCAATTAAGAGAATGGATTCTGGCTGCTCGTAATGCGACAAAAGAAATAAACAATACTGAGCTTAAGATCTCTATCAAGGGAGATGCTAAAGAAGAATATCCTACTGTTAAAAAAGTAATTGATATTCTTCAAGACCAAAAAGTAAATAAATTCTTCTTGGTTACCGGTTTAAGAAGCGAAGATTTTTAA
- a CDS encoding DMT family protein, which produces MKGYITIGLLILSNVFMTLAWYGHLKFKELKWFENAGLITVVLISWGLALFEYCFQVPANRVGFEGNGGPFSLMQLKVIQEVITLVVFVIFSLLFFKNETFRWNHAVGFCFLVLAVYFIFKK; this is translated from the coding sequence ATGAAAGGGTACATCACTATCGGATTACTGATCCTCTCCAACGTTTTTATGACACTGGCCTGGTACGGACATTTAAAATTCAAGGAACTGAAATGGTTTGAAAACGCCGGTTTGATAACGGTAGTTTTAATCAGCTGGGGACTCGCCCTATTTGAGTACTGCTTTCAGGTACCGGCAAACAGGGTGGGCTTTGAAGGCAACGGTGGTCCGTTTAGCCTTATGCAGTTAAAAGTGATCCAGGAGGTTATCACTTTGGTTGTTTTCGTTATTTTTTCTTTGCTTTTTTTCAAAAACGAAACTTTCCGGTGGAATCACGCCGTTGGCTTTTGCTTTTTAGTCCTGGCCGTTTACTTTATATTTAAAAAATAG
- a CDS encoding agmatinase family protein, producing the protein MNKQQKIENFDPSQPGLADASVFGLPFTAAESDIVIVPVPWEVTVSYGAGASEGPDAILDASFQVDLQHQEFPELWKLGIYMDEAPKHWEENSKKYKSLAQPVIEALENGEDIATFPALQADLDKINKVCKDLKNEVKDRVLHWMKQGKKVALLGGDHSTPLGYYEALASQHENFGILHLDAHMDLRIAYEGFTYSHASIMYNALQIPQISKIVQVGIRDFCEQEVEVAKNAGNRVLVHTDMDLKAETFEGKTWLQQCDDIIASLPEKVCISFDIDGMYPWYCPNTGTPVPGGFSFEQAAYLLSRLADTNKEIIGFDLVEVAPGEDDWDGNVGARMLFHMCGVFAKSQKMKVGEKITFNR; encoded by the coding sequence ATGAACAAACAGCAAAAAATAGAAAATTTTGATCCTTCACAACCGGGATTAGCAGATGCAAGTGTCTTTGGATTGCCTTTTACAGCAGCAGAAAGCGATATTGTTATTGTTCCGGTTCCCTGGGAAGTTACGGTAAGTTACGGAGCAGGAGCATCGGAAGGACCGGATGCCATTCTGGATGCCTCTTTTCAGGTAGATTTACAGCATCAGGAATTTCCGGAATTATGGAAGTTGGGAATCTATATGGATGAAGCACCCAAACATTGGGAAGAAAATTCAAAAAAGTACAAAAGTCTGGCACAACCGGTAATTGAAGCGTTGGAAAACGGAGAAGATATTGCTACATTTCCTGCTTTGCAAGCCGACCTTGATAAGATTAATAAAGTTTGTAAAGACTTGAAAAATGAAGTGAAGGACCGCGTTTTACATTGGATGAAACAAGGTAAAAAAGTGGCTTTATTGGGTGGTGACCACAGTACACCATTAGGATATTATGAAGCCTTGGCTTCCCAGCATGAGAATTTTGGTATTTTACACTTAGACGCACACATGGATTTGCGTATCGCTTATGAAGGGTTTACCTATTCGCATGCTTCCATTATGTACAATGCTTTGCAGATCCCGCAGATATCTAAAATCGTTCAGGTGGGAATCAGGGATTTTTGTGAACAGGAAGTAGAAGTGGCTAAAAATGCCGGAAACAGGGTTTTGGTTCATACCGATATGGATCTGAAAGCAGAAACGTTTGAAGGCAAAACCTGGTTACAGCAATGTGATGATATCATTGCTTCCCTGCCGGAAAAAGTATGTATCTCTTTCGATATTGACGGAATGTATCCCTGGTACTGCCCGAATACAGGAACACCGGTTCCGGGTGGTTTCTCTTTTGAACAGGCGGCTTATTTGTTAAGCCGATTGGCCGATACCAATAAAGAAATCATCGGATTCGACCTGGTTGAAGTAGCACCGGGAGAAGATGACTGGGACGGTAATGTTGGCGCAAGAATGCTATTCCACATGTGTGGTGTTTTTGCAAAATCACAAAAAATGAAAGTAGGCGAGAAGATTACATTCAACCGATAA
- a CDS encoding lmo0937 family membrane protein — protein MRDLIWLIVVILLLGWLVGYFGFREAVGNLIHVLLILAIVGVLYRLATGRKP, from the coding sequence ATGAGAGATTTAATTTGGTTGATTGTGGTTATCTTATTACTCGGATGGTTAGTTGGGTATTTCGGATTCAGGGAAGCTGTCGGCAATTTAATCCATGTATTGCTGATCCTGGCAATTGTTGGTGTACTGTACCGATTAGCAACCGGAAGAAAGCCCTGA
- a CDS encoding cupin domain-containing protein, with the protein MKKYYIQNSPFVVPTDDGKLIEEHHGNASTGNAEISIAHMVAPPHWSEPFQTPEFDEYTYIIKGKKQFIIDGETIILEAGQSIKIEKNTRVQYSNPFDEACDYLSVCKPAFTVDAVHREA; encoded by the coding sequence ATGAAAAAATATTATATCCAAAACAGTCCGTTTGTTGTTCCAACAGACGACGGTAAACTAATCGAAGAGCATCATGGCAATGCCTCGACAGGCAATGCCGAAATTTCAATTGCCCACATGGTTGCACCGCCACACTGGAGTGAGCCGTTTCAAACGCCCGAATTTGACGAATACACCTATATTATAAAAGGAAAGAAACAATTTATCATTGATGGCGAAACGATCATCCTGGAAGCCGGACAATCCATTAAGATCGAAAAGAACACCCGGGTTCAGTATTCCAACCCATTTGATGAAGCCTGCGACTATCTTTCCGTTTGTAAACCGGCCTTTACAGTAGATGCCGTACACCGGGAAGCATAA
- the kynU gene encoding kynureninase — translation MIFQNTREFAKQLDEKDVLAKYRSEFIFPQVNGKQVIYFTGNSLGLQPKRTKAYVDEVMNDWGNLAVEGHFYADKPWWDYHERFAAPLSTVVGAKPAEVTVMNTLTVNLHLLMVTFYRPTAKKYKIICEEKAFPSDQYMFQSQVHFHGLDPKDTIVEIKRREGEHNIRLEDVLAKIEEVGDELALVLMGGVNYYTGQVFDMKTITEAGHKHGAYVGWDLAHAAGNIKLQLHDWNVDFAAWCSYKYMNSGPGNASGCFVHEMHHNDTDLPRFAGWWGHNKERRFKMEPQFDPVRSADGWQISNLPVLSLAPYLASVEMFAEVGMDKLIEKRNLLTAYLEFILQEVDKEVASEFEVITPSNPEERACQLSVFLHGEGRSLFEYLMKNGVITDWREPNVIRLAPAPFYCSFEDMYEFGQILRQGILK, via the coding sequence ATGATATTTCAAAATACTCGTGAGTTTGCAAAGCAACTGGATGAAAAAGATGTTTTAGCGAAGTACAGAAGCGAATTTATATTCCCGCAGGTAAATGGTAAACAAGTCATATATTTCACAGGAAACTCTTTGGGATTACAGCCCAAAAGAACAAAAGCCTATGTGGATGAGGTAATGAACGATTGGGGAAACCTGGCTGTGGAAGGACATTTTTATGCAGACAAACCCTGGTGGGATTATCACGAAAGATTTGCGGCACCACTAAGTACCGTTGTAGGAGCAAAACCAGCTGAAGTAACGGTAATGAATACACTGACTGTAAACCTGCACCTGTTAATGGTTACGTTTTACAGACCGACAGCTAAGAAGTATAAGATTATATGTGAAGAAAAAGCCTTTCCAAGCGACCAGTATATGTTCCAGAGTCAGGTGCATTTCCACGGATTGGACCCGAAAGATACGATCGTAGAAATCAAACGCAGGGAAGGAGAACACAATATCCGTCTGGAAGATGTACTGGCAAAAATTGAGGAAGTAGGCGACGAGCTGGCTTTAGTATTAATGGGTGGTGTAAATTACTATACCGGTCAGGTATTTGATATGAAAACCATAACGGAAGCCGGACATAAGCACGGTGCTTATGTTGGATGGGATTTAGCCCACGCTGCCGGAAATATTAAATTGCAGCTGCACGACTGGAATGTGGATTTTGCTGCCTGGTGCAGTTACAAATACATGAACTCCGGACCAGGAAATGCGTCAGGCTGTTTTGTACATGAAATGCATCACAACGATACCGACCTGCCGCGTTTTGCCGGATGGTGGGGACATAATAAAGAAAGACGTTTTAAAATGGAACCGCAGTTTGATCCCGTGCGCAGTGCAGACGGATGGCAGATCAGTAATTTACCGGTTTTATCCTTAGCGCCTTATCTGGCTTCTGTGGAAATGTTTGCCGAAGTCGGGATGGACAAACTAATCGAAAAAAGAAACCTGTTAACAGCCTATCTGGAATTTATCTTACAGGAAGTCGATAAAGAAGTAGCCAGCGAATTTGAAGTGATCACACCGTCAAATCCGGAAGAAAGAGCTTGTCAGTTATCCGTGTTTCTGCATGGGGAAGGCAGATCCCTTTTTGAGTATCTGATGAAAAACGGCGTTATTACCGACTGGAGAGAGCCGAATGTGATTCGATTGGCTCCGGCTCCGTTTTACTGTTCTTTTGAAGATATGTATGAATTTGGGCAGATTTTACGCCAGGGGATATTGAAATAG
- a CDS encoding helicase HerA-like domain-containing protein — translation MTATKFSDAINAGYDCKGEHIVLGGAILNGESVPNTQIKIPLKTLNRHGLIAGATGTGKTKTIQVLSEQLSQNGIPVLMMDIKGDFSGIAMPGEEKSFITERHEKIGIPYETKAFPVELMSLSSQNGVRLRATVSEFGPVLFSRILDLNDTQSGVVSIIFKYCDDNQIPLLDLKDFKKLLQYATEEGKAEFEKEYGRISTSSTGSILRKVIELEQQGADLFFGELSFEIDDLMRIDSNGNGYINIIRLTDIQDKPKLFSTFMLSLLAEIYSQMPEQGDSGRPELVIFIDEAHLIFDQASKALLDQIETIVKLIRSKGIGIYFITQNPTDVPNGVLAQLGLKIQHALRAFTANDRKAIKMTAENYPISEFYKTDEVITQLGIGEAFVTALNEKGIPTPLAACMLRSPMSRMDILTPAEIDTINSNSKLVKKYQETIDRESAYEILNKKIESAQEVAAKEAEKQAEEKAQKSTATRQSSAMNPIVKVLTSATFIRGAFGILSKMFKK, via the coding sequence ATGACAGCTACAAAATTTTCAGATGCTATAAACGCAGGTTACGACTGTAAAGGTGAACATATCGTACTTGGCGGAGCTATTTTAAACGGTGAATCCGTTCCGAATACTCAAATCAAAATCCCTCTTAAAACCCTTAACCGTCACGGCCTTATTGCCGGAGCAACGGGAACCGGAAAGACCAAAACCATACAGGTACTTTCGGAACAGTTATCGCAAAACGGTATTCCGGTACTGATGATGGACATTAAAGGTGATTTTAGCGGCATTGCCATGCCCGGTGAAGAAAAATCGTTTATAACCGAACGCCATGAAAAAATCGGAATTCCTTACGAAACAAAGGCTTTCCCTGTGGAACTAATGAGCCTGTCGTCGCAAAACGGCGTACGCTTAAGAGCCACCGTTTCTGAGTTTGGCCCGGTTTTATTTTCACGTATCCTGGACCTGAACGACACCCAAAGCGGCGTTGTTTCCATCATTTTCAAATATTGTGACGACAACCAGATACCACTGCTGGATTTAAAAGACTTTAAAAAACTGCTGCAATATGCCACCGAAGAAGGCAAAGCCGAATTTGAAAAAGAATACGGCCGGATCTCCACTTCTTCCACCGGTTCCATCCTGAGAAAAGTAATTGAACTGGAGCAGCAGGGAGCCGATTTATTTTTCGGGGAATTGTCGTTTGAAATTGACGATCTGATGCGGATTGACAGCAATGGAAACGGCTATATAAACATTATCCGGCTGACGGACATACAGGACAAACCGAAATTATTCTCCACTTTTATGCTTTCGCTTTTAGCCGAAATTTACAGCCAGATGCCGGAACAGGGCGATAGCGGAAGACCGGAGCTGGTTATTTTTATTGACGAGGCGCATTTAATATTCGATCAGGCCAGCAAAGCATTACTGGATCAGATCGAAACAATTGTAAAACTAATCCGTTCCAAAGGCATCGGTATTTATTTTATCACCCAGAATCCTACCGATGTTCCAAATGGCGTATTGGCACAATTAGGATTAAAAATCCAGCATGCACTGCGCGCTTTTACCGCTAACGACCGGAAAGCCATTAAAATGACTGCTGAAAACTACCCGATTTCCGAGTTTTACAAAACCGACGAAGTCATAACCCAATTGGGTATTGGCGAGGCTTTTGTAACCGCTTTAAACGAAAAAGGGATCCCGACACCGTTAGCAGCCTGTATGCTTCGTTCCCCGATGAGCAGAATGGATATCCTGACACCGGCTGAAATTGACACCATCAACAGCAATTCCAAACTGGTCAAAAAATACCAGGAAACCATCGACCGGGAAAGTGCTTATGAAATACTGAATAAAAAAATAGAATCCGCACAGGAAGTGGCTGCAAAAGAAGCAGAAAAACAAGCCGAAGAAAAAGCACAGAAAAGCACGGCAACCCGCCAGAGCAGCGCCATGAATCCGATTGTAAAAGTCCTGACCAGCGCGACATTTATAAGAGGCGCTTTCGGAATACTATCCAAAATGTTTAAAAAATAA